The window TAACAACAAAATCTACTAAGCTGTTGTTACAAATTTAGCCTTCATCATCTACTCTGCCTTGACACAATTCTTAGCAACTACCTACGTTCAAGACTCAGTACTTGACAGAGCTGAGAATGTCTAGTTGGGAACCAAGTTTCTCTTCAGCAGCTTTCTCAGCCTTGATTCTGAGTCTTGTCAGCTGCTTCCTCCTCTCATACGTTGCCTGGGCCCTCTCCTTTCTCTTAGCCTCTAGCTCCTGTTAGTGAAAGATAAATCAGTAAAACTTTGCTTGAATAACCAGTTCATGTGGCAAAATTACAGTAGCACGAAATATTTATAGGCTCTATTAGCAGTCTGGCACAAATTTAATATTAGAATTGCCAAATCAAGAGGCAGATTACTCTAATAAGATTAATCTAATATTCATATACTACACAACAGCACTGTCAATGTCCCCAAACCCATAGAAGACTATCACTCAAGTTTAGGTATTAATCACATTGAAATATACATTATCACCAGAAGAAATCAATTGAGATGATGGCTTATACAACAGCAAGCACTAGTCCAAccataaaaataaaattcataaatCGGACCAATGGATTACTATGCAAAATCAAACAATAcgtatttttttatcttttggcGACAGATGAAACTGAACACGAAAATTTGACGCAACCCACCAAACAATAACATCGGTTAACAGCTTTATTCACAATTGGACTATCACATACGTTACTTCAGACAAGGCAAAACCATAGCTGACAATTATTGGACCAAGCAGAATTACTAATGAACTCAATATACAAGAATGAGCATGGAAACCCATAGAGTCATCTGCCCTACTCAACATTGACAGCCCATTTTGAGTTCCATAGGGGACAAgtctaagtagtgagaaaaaaattataattgaAGCCCACGCTGGATTTGTACATATAGCAGGTAAACCTTTGATTAAAAAACATTTGAAAGAAGCTTACCCTGATTGTATCAGCGTGGTTCCACCCAACTTCAGATGATAGCCGGCCCAGCAAGCAGTACTTATGACCAGCCTGGAGCCTCAAAACCCTAAAGACCATCCCATCCAAAAGGAACCCCAAACACCAATTAGTTAACCAACCCACCAATAAGGTTAGGAAAGAATTACTAATCACAAGCACAAAAAACGATATTGGCATTTCTATTTCGATTATCACCAACATGATTTCACAAACAAAGTTCAACTTGATTATCTCTCTGTGTTCTTAACTAAAATAACAAAGCGCAGGAGGTAGAAATACTAACTTGAGAGCGTCAGGAATAACCATCCTCTTGGTTTTATCGTAAGGCGGAGGTACTCCCTCGTACACCTTCAACCTCGCCAGGGCAGCTGCTCCTCTCTTGGTTTTATGCGGAATCATCCTAATTAACAGATAATACGTCATAATCAATAACTCGTAGACTAAAAATCTGGAGATAAAACCGCCAAAAAAAGATAGAAGGAAAAAACGAAAAAGAAATGCATAAGAATAAACATTAGACAACAGACTGACCCTCGGATGGTGCGCCAGAGGATTTTAGAAGGGGCGCGGAAATGGATAGGGCCATGGGAAGGTTTGGTGTTCATGCGCTTGCGGAGGAATCGGAGGTACTTCATTTTCTGACGAACGAGACCGCCGGAGAGGCAGATCTCCTCACATCGGACCACCACCACTTTCTGCCCATTAAGCAGCTCCTTAGCTATAATGGACGCCAATCGCCCCAGCATGTGGTGGCGCGCGTCCACCACCACTCGCTTCGCACAAATTCCTGATCCCGACACCATTTTTTGCTCCTTCCTTCCACACTACAGAAGACTCTCTCTCCGCTCTGCTCGCTGCGGAAGAAAGTGTGCGTCGGTTTTATGTATGGGAATGGGTGTTAGGAGGAGCTAGGGTTTACTGGTACTAGTTTTATGAATGGGCTCTTGGGCCTCAGTTAGACGCTCTATTGTGGTTGAGTTGGGCCCTAAAAAAAGCCTAAAGAATGgagttttggttgggtttcttagtaaaaaaaaaaaaggaattcggCTTTGGTCTTTAGTTGATTGCTACGTCCGTACGCACTCTATGTTGACACGTGAAATCCACAGAAGATATCAGCCCGCTGTGAGTTGGAGACGAAAAGCCTGGGCCTTAACCAACTTCTGATCTACTTCTTGTGATGGCAGGAGAAATACATATTATTCCAAGTTAGGAACTACCATCGAAATTTGCCAGCGCAAGTTGGATAAGTCCggtcaacacttaaatttaatagattcagttattaatatatttaaatgtattTAATAATCAAAATTAGAACATCCAAATTTATTAAATGGTactgaattttttaaacaaaatttgctCGAAAAAATAATTCACTAATGTatcaaatgtgatatatactcaaatgtatcaaatttgatacttaataattcactaatttaatggattcaaattttaaatttcaattttcgaacttcagttttatcaaataaaCCCTTAATAAGATCGAATTATTTCCTCAATGGAGGATGCATTGACCTGACCTGTGATGGTAATCAGAATTGATCCCATTCaaactttttttaatttaaaaaggaaaagaaaagaaaatcaaatttatattttatttttgtttgccaAGAAAATGGACAGAGAGACGGTTTTATGTAACTCTTgaagcaaaatttttttaaacagaaataaataaaacactGGAAAGTTTCCGGCACAATTATCTGTTGTTGCTCTGCCTAACCCGTAATTCCAGGTCTGAGACCCTCTAGTTCTCTTTCAATGTGAATTAATTACCCACCAAATTTGAGAGAATGAACAGAAGACCGTTTAATGTCTCCGGCTGCGGCCGGCGGCAGACCAAATTCTGAGGGTAATAAACATTTGCCTTTAGTGCCGCAGACGCAGGTTTCCTCGCAGCATTCATTCATAGCGCTGAGCAATCAAATCGCTCACGaccactatatatatatatattttatcgCAACGATAAGATTTCTATAATCTAATCTAGTCTAATCTAGGAGGAGAGGGACTCAATGCTCATGCGAGCAGAGACTCcatgaaaaaaattcaattaaaaCCGTCACATATAGTGATAAATTGATGAGAGCCACCAAAACTTAAGTCTTTGGTGATGACCACTAGATCAAAGGCCCCGTAGCTCCCTCTCGGCTGCCATGCCTTGATTGAATCTGAATGCTCCACGTCTTGCTCCTATGTAGTTATTCAAAATATAGATGGTCGTGTTAATGGCGCTTGGTTGGTTTTGTCCAACTACACCATGACTATATGCATCTTTAATTATCTCACTAGTTTGAGCGAAATGTGTTGCATTGCAATCTTAACAGCCCAGGCCTTGCAAGCAAAAGGAGTCTTGATTATTCATTAGATTGGGTAGTTCATCCAACTGTCCTTGCCTGTAGCTTCAATACCATAAGAATGTAGTAAAATTTTTCCCGCGGCCTAATGCTCGAGTGTCGTTTAATCTTCCGACGAACAATCCGCCGGGATCATGTGAAAAAGCGTACAACCAAGAAGAGATGATCAAAATGATTATGCAATGCAAAAaacattttggtcattttgaaTAGGAACATTTGGATCCATGAACGTATGAATCGCGATGCGAGGAATTTGGACACGGAAAGTAACCCGATCCCCGGCGAATGCGAGGAAATCGTGGATTCCGGAAATGCGTCCGCGAGGAAATCGTGGAATCTTATACTAGTATTAATCTTTTTCGCCGCAGGGCGTTGGCCGTCGTTGGTATCGACGAGATTTGACCATTGACCATGAGGTGCTTTTGTTAGTTGCCCTCTGGTGTGCATTTGCACCCCCAAAGAAAAGCTGTATTTGGAATTAGGTCCCCCCACTAGTGAATTGGATGGATGCTTTTACTACAGGAATTTACACCCGCCGCTTTCCAATTTATTGATATACTACTACTAGGTTTCTATGCACAGGTAACAACGTGttcataaaataaaatgaatgtaAGATGATCCActctttaaatttaaattttatttcagAGTCAAATACTAAAACTTCGGTCAACGAATAAAACTCACACGTGATAGAATTTTATGCAAGTTTTTCCTTTGTTTGAGCTACATTTCTTTATATTTTCCTATCCCATCCTCTTTTCTACCTCCTTCAACtctgcaaaaaaagaaaagctcaaCAAAAACTGAGGGGGAAAAAAGAGAAGGGAGGATTTTGTTTGACAAACAACTAAACATGCATTCAACATATGATCACAAGAAGAGGACCAAAGCTCAACTAGATAACACTAAAGGGACCCAAAGTTGAATACATGGAAACATTAAAAGCACCTTTAGCCAAAACTTGGATAAATCCGTCTTCAAAATTTTAATGGTTCGCATTGTTGCATATCTTTTAGTGAAATATTGAATCTTCAAAAAGCGAATCTATTCAAATGTGAGCCATTTTGGTGGTTTTATAGGGCCGTCTTCTACTAAAATATTAGCTCGTTTGGATTTGctattttgatgttttgggTTGGTAAATATATTCACAAAaatttgctattttttttttttggagaaaatggCTTTTGGCCCACCAAGATTACCAAATACTACATCCCTAGAAATTGTTTTGTTGGTTGACGATAGACGCCTTGACAGGAACAGCCCATCCCTCCCGTCCGTCTTCCTTTACCAACCCCGCATCCACTTACATCTAACCTTTCTAATTACTGCTCTACTAATTTGACTCACCATTCACCAACCCTCATCTTCTCACTTCTCTGAATTCTCCTCTCGACGCCACActccttcctcctcctcctcctcatttTGCTCCCAAATCGCTCTCTCCTTTCTGATTCTTGGAGCCCCTTCAGAGGCCTGCaagagcccaaaaaaaaaaggtcttcTGGAGCAGCAAAATATTATCAGATGGGTAGCGAAACAAAGGCCTTCACCCTGTCTCAAGTTTCTGAGCACAACCATTCCAAGGACTGTTGGCTCGTCATTGGTGGCAAGGTGATATTACTCAAAACCCATCTTCATAATTAATGGAATTATGTTAGTCAGTCTAAATTGATACTGATTTGTGTATAGATCTGTCAAAGATGTAATCtttactgttttttttttgggtcatgtTTGACATTTTAAGTATATGAACTGGGTTGTTATAATTAATTTGATCTTTAGATTGGCATGTAGATTATCTCTCTGTTCTCTGTTTGCCTTGGCCCTTCTTGTGCGTTTATTTTACGAACGTTGCCGTGACCAGTCTGGTTTCATGCAACATGAGCTTGTATAGATTAAAATTCCCATTGCGTCATCCTTGCGTGTTGATGCATGTAAGATTGCCTTTAAGGTAACTAATGACGCATGACTGAAATACGTTACCAGATCTTTGTGTTTTCTTTGTCTCTTTGCTGTTGCCCCAGGAGGGATCATAGTTCATGATTGTGTCAAGAGGATTGATACTTAATCTTTATCTTTAATAGTTTTGGAATAATAATCATATTGTATTATCTTGACTGTGTCAAGACTGGAGAGGATTGATCTCTCAATGCTTGTGGAGAAATATTCTCCTTTGCAACTCACGGACTTTCAGGACGAAATTCTACCGGATTCCTCGATTTTACTAGCATGAGATTGTGCATTATATGTTTATCAGAAAAAGTTATTTTGTTTTATAGTTGACGACGTtatgaaaatgaataaaacatcCTCTCAATCCGAGAAAATAAGTGGTCAAGAATATGGAAACAGACTTGGAAGATGGTGCTGGATAAGCAAGTTTGTAAGCTCCCCTTACATGTTGCAAGATTGACATCAAACTGATGGGATTTTTGATCTTCATCTCCTACAATTTTACCTCTTAGTACTTTCATTTAAATGGCAGCTTGATTGAGCATCTGCCGGTTACTATTTGTGGATAGGCTTTTGTTTAATTGTTGATTACGTTCCAAAAAGATCAATGGAGACTAACAAAATGGTTGTGAACTGCAGTATATGACGTGTAGTCCAGAATAAGAGCCGACTATAGAACACACTATTGACTCAGTGGAAAAGATTCAATGTATAAGTAAATTCTATGTATGTGATTAATATATTGGAACTATCACCATCATTCAAAAAAATGCCCAATTTCTGTCGTGCACCCCCCCCTTTCCCCGGCCCAATTATAGGTGGATAAACACTAGTGTTAAAGTTCTTTGTAGGACTGAATAGATAGAATCCATTGAGGTTAAGGGCAATAAGGTGAAACACTTTCCTCAGACTGTTGCTCTGTATGTTATCATCTTTGCTCCAATTGAGTCGTTATTTATACTTGCTTTTACAATGTTTCAACAGGTATATGATGTGACAAAATTCTTGGAAGACCATCCTGGAGGTGATGAGGTTTTGTTATCTGCAACAGGTGCGACTTTGTTTAGCACAATGCTCGCATTACTTGTGTTGATTAAGTTACAGGCATCCAAAGTCATAAAATAGCATGCctgtttgtttcatttttcttaccTTCATTGATAATCTGTTTGACTTTTGAATGTGGATTGGTTGTGTGCTAATCCGTGGTTTGCTGTACCAATTTGACTGACCTTTCTCATTCCGGAAGGCACACGTTGTTAGTTTAGGTATTTGTTCATCTCTGTGATGCTTTGCTCGTCTGCAGGGAAGGATGCAACGGATGATTTTGAGGATGTGGGCCACAGCACCAGTGCAAGAGCAATGATGGATGAGATGTGTGTAGGTGAGATTGATACATCAACCATCCCTTCCAGAACCAAGTACACCCCGCCCATCCAGCCTCACTACAACCAGGACAAGACATCGGAGTTCGTCATCAAGCTCCTCCAGTTCTTGGTTCCTTTGATCATATTGGGGGTGGCTGTTGGCATCCGTTTCTATACCAAATCATCAGCTTGAAAGCTAATGTTGCATTAGAACATCATCCATAATAAGATTCTGATCGTGAGAGGATTCCACAGCCCCCTTCGTCTTCATCTTGGTAATCTAAACCTATTCAATCTGTTAAATTTAAGGGGAGGAAGTGCAGTGTTTCACCTTCCTTGCCATCGAACACATCGGTTTTGGTGTTAGTTTCTTTGATATGTATTGCATCTGAGTTGATTGAGCTTGTTCTGATCTCCGTAACTTAGCCTTCAGAAACAGTTCATTTTCTGTTAACTAACGTGCATGTTCCGTAGTTTTCTGGTCATCACAAACCAATTTTGTTTGTTAGCCTTGGTCTGAATTCTGTCTCGTCCATTTCTTACCTTGGGCCATGGGGTCAGCTTACTTGTCTAGCACGCGTTAAATCCAGTCATAAAGAGATTTATGTTTGCTTCAGCCGGCAGGCCTTGATCAACACTGGAGAATTGAATCTAATAAAAAGGCCGGTTTGTAGTTGAAGAACAAATTACCAGTAACATAAAAATTTGGCCATTAGGATTAAATTCTAACCAAAATTGAGATGCACGAAAGCTTCATCGGAAAAAGTATTCATCCTCAAGTCTTGTGGTTGCAGTGGAACCCCGAAATTTTGCAGAAGTTCATGTGCTCCTGTCTCGTAGGAGACTAGAGTCATGCAAactatgtgattggttgccAATTTCTAATAAATTTCTGTTTTGTGAAAATTCTCTTTTAAGAAGCGAGCAACAGGTGTTATTGTTCTCCGACCGAATCTCCAGTAGACTACAAGGAATCGATGGGAACTGAACCGGCATTGTTGGACCCGGCGAGTCTTCCTTAGACATAAAAGATTTGTCACCTTCAAAATTCAGCTCTGACCAGTAGCGGTCGCTCCAtctttttccctttctccttTGTCAAACAAATTTAAGTACAAAGTTGTGCAACAGCTTCTCTGGCAGCATTCATGAACCAGAGAACCGCTGCATTACACGAGCTTCAAGCCAAACTTTGCCAATTTACGGTTGAGTGACGAAGCTGTGATCTATTCTAGTAAAGGAGATGCACAGACATTGGTGAAAACATTTCTTGAGATTGACGATGTCTTCCAAGGCCATCATGCTAACTACTGCTTGAGGCACACTTTAACGTGTGagcaattaacaaaaaaaaatatatatatatatatatatatatgtcaaaATAATCCCTTTAAAAagtctgttttttttttaagagctttatggaTCGAATTTCATTATAATGTGAATCCATATAAAAAGATGATAAAATTGAGGGAAAATACGAGGGAGTTGGGGGTTGTGCGAGGAAATGTTTTGTACCACAGGCATTAAGACTTGTGCTTAAGGCATGGCAGTCACAAACTTCAAACCTGCATTACTTTTGGGTAAGGAAAAATATACCATAAAATATGATGATTAGAATTGAGTGATAAagatgaagaggaagatgccCCATTTTTCCTCTCTTCCGCGGACAGAATTAATCCCAGGGCCCAAACTACTCGCTTTGAAATTTGGTGTTGATGTTTCGTTTAGTATAACAATAATGCTATTTGGGTAAATAGTCGTGcagaaaattaaataaataaatgaaagagaGAATTTGAACTGAAGAGACAATGTTCAACCTACGCGGTAAATTTGATGCTACACACAATTCAGTAGAACAGAGAAGTCTTGAGTTAAGGATCCAACTTCAACCGACACGACACTGCTACAATCGAAAGGCTCAATTCATGACAAAAAATTCCCAATTCGACGTCAGCTAAAGTACTGAAATTTGGGTTTAATTTCAGCCATTGTGCTTGTTGATCATTTCTTCCTCGACCTGACCTAATCAGGGTtcatttttttgactaaatTCTCACGGGCTACTGAAGAGGGCAGCCATTGCAAACCCTTTGGGCTTCTGATCATGGACATAGATGTGTGTGTGCGGTTCATGTTTATGAATATGCAGTTCCAAATTAAGGTTTTTTGGCGGCAATATTGAGCAGAAAAGAAAACATTATTTAGTCTCTTCTAACTTACAAACTTGTCCTCTACTACACCATATGTTGCGTTGCTTCATTTTATTTGGTTCGGTATAGTTTGTGTGGACTCATTTACTACCATTTTCCGCGTTTAACCTTAAAGAACCTAGTAGAGTCAAGTTGAAAGCAGTCAGAGAGGGATTGAAATCAACAAATCATATAGATGATATCTAGCAAGCTAGCCAGTTGCCAGCTTTTGAATCCATCTAAATCTAAGAACAAGTGTCTAGAAGGAGCTAAGAACAAGGAGCTTAGGCCACTTCCATTTTGTTGTTTGGCTGTAGATATTACTTGGAATGTGACAAATTCCATCTAATACTAATCCTATCTATTCACACTTTGGTACTTAAAATACGTCAACCGAACAATGAGATCCGCGTCCTCCAAAGATGCCATCTTGGTTTCCCCGTCATAATCTTGGCCTCCAGTGCTAAGGGAAAGAGATTATGAGAAGACTAACGGCAGCTACATGTTCCCTTCCCCCTGGTAAATAAATATCTAGACAGGCCAGGGAGAACTGAAAATGGGAGTTTCAACAAAAGAGAGAGGTGTGCTAAAGTTGGTTCATCCAGGTAGGCATGTCGAGATTCACAGGGAACCTATAACTGCAGCTGAGATATTGAGCAAGTACCCCAGGCACTGCATTGCGCGGCCTGACGTTTTCAAGTTTCCCTATATTGTTGTTCGACCTGAATCACTTTTACTTCCAGGAAAAGTGTTCTATCTCGTGCCCAATCGCACACTTTATAATCTGCTCAAGGCTAGAGCACAACAAAGCCAACAACCTTCTTTACGAGAAAACCAGTATAAAGAGAATCATCATCATGTTAGTCATGGTAGCCGTATTACACCACCCAAGTGCTGGGGAGGAATAACTGCTACACACCAACAACATGACCGAGGCCTTCATAGAAGATTACCAACCATGCTTCACTACAGGAAAAAGAGTCACGACCAAGATTCTGAAGGCTACCGCAGGGACAGGCCCTATGCCAAAGCATGGACTGAAATTTCTGATAAGATCAGAAAAGTGCCCTACAGATCCTCTAAGGTAAAGCATGACCAAGGCTATTGTAGAAGATTACCGACTGTGTTTAATGACAGGACAAAGAGTCATGACCAGGATTCTGAAGACTACCACAGTGACACATCCTACATCGATGCAAGGACTGAAATTACTGATAATATCAGAAAAGCGTCCAACAGATCCTACAAGGCATCTCCACCTAATTCATCAGTTGATAGTTGTAGACCTTTTCATTCTAAAGGATGTGATTACCATGGCCATGACAATGTCGCTCCAACACTGTCTATAGTGAGGAGATATAATGTCACTTCAACAGTGCCTACAGTTAGGAATGGTGTTATGCAGACCAGGAGTTTGGAAGATCATGCTAAACTGGAATCCTGTTTCAAGAAGCAGGACAGTGAGCGCAAGTTTCTCAATCTTAAGGTGACTTTTGCATCACCGATTGTTATTCCAGGGAGTCCAAGTGGGTCGACCAGTCCTAAACAAACTCTGTGGCCATGCAATCAGTACAACTAAAGGCTTTAAACTTCAAAGCCGTGTTCCAATTTAAACAATTAAGAAAGATGCCATTTTTGCTAATAAGACCCCCTTCTGATATTGTAAGACATCAAAGTCTCTTATTAACTTCATAGCTAGATTTCTGGTCACGATTTTGGGCCAGTGCTGAACATTGTGTCTGGTTTACTCCTGTATGCCTCAGTAGTTACAAAGTGCAGGAATTTCACATTTTCATGTATTTCCAAATGCTTCATTGTTTAAATTGAGGGACAATAAATGTGGCATATTGGagtctctttttcctttttttgcctATTGAAAGGCTGTTCAACATGAAAAGATTTTTGGCCATGGAATTCCTAGACCCTCTTCTCTAGAAAATACAAAAACATGTTGCATGAAAGATGCAAATAACCTTTTCTAATAAGCAATATGTGCAAActaaaactctcaatttttaattttacatGTCTGCACCCCAAAACTTCTGAGACTTGAAGTTGTTCATTAAATTTACAATTAACATCTCTTTCTGAAATGACAATCACAATTTATATTTTCTATCAGTTACAATTAACTTCTGCTAACAGACAGAACAACTTGTAACTATAGCAATCATTTGTACTTTCTCACTGGAGGGCGTTTGTTGGGAAAAGAATGACAAAGATATTGGATTGAAGTCTTGGAATACCAATATTTAATTTGACATTTCAAGAGAACATATTTGAATGCCAGATCAAAACCTGGATATGTCAGTTTAACAAAAAAAGAACACAACAATCCAGGAATCCAAGCATATGAAGACAGCACAGTTTCAGAAGGAAATGCCTTAACAGAAAATTGAAGTAAATAAACAGAGTAGTCTAATCAGTGCAGCATTTTAGGATGAGCATCTTGAACAAGCGTAATCAAGGACCCAGTTCAATTCAAACTAATTGCATTAGTGCCAAAGGCTCAGAAGAATAATTGAGTGCCCAGTTAAATCCAAAGGAGAAGAAGAACGACCTGAGAAGCAACCTATTCATATTAACTGAGTTACAAGCAAAACTTTTCCATGAAAAAGGTTTAAAAGGATATACCAAAATAACATCAAGAGAGCAGAGTTCACGCATTTACATTAGTAAGTTTCATAAAGATCATATGGAAGTCAAAATTCCTTGGAACTCAAACCTCAAGACTTTGGAACAAACTGTTTTGTCTTGTTAAACTGTATCCCATAGCTCATATACAAGGTGGGAGAAGAAAAACAATAGGAAAAATGGTAAAAAGAGGATAACTCACAATTAAAGAACATGCTTGACCTACTAAGAAAATAAGTgaaaggaaaatagaaaatCAAATATAAACAAAACAAGGGACCGTATGATTTACCTAAAACATGGCATTTCATGTTCTCTCTGTTAGCTTGGAGTCAGTTCTTTGTGACTGTTTTGATGGAGAACTTGACTCCTTTGAAGAACTATGGCCAAAGAAGTTCAATTTCCCCATCTTCTTCGAAAAAGAACTCATGAACTTGCGAGAATTAGACCTTTCCATACTTTTCTTCATACAAACATGTTCTTTCTCCAAATCATTCAATCTCATCCGCAACCGAGCCAGTTCAAGTTTAAGTTCCCTGTTCTCTCGCCTGAGTGATGCATAATTATCTCGAGGAGACATTGCAGCACTTAGAGCACCACTGCTAATCCTCCATGATTGGTGCAATGGCTTGTGGTCATCATCAGGATAGGAGCAAAATAAGGCATTTCGGAGCCTTAACTGTTCGAAATAAAGCACTTGGACGATTGATTGGAGGGGAAGGCGTTCATTTTGTGCAGCATGGGCACCAGCTTCTTgtgagagtttttgaaaatcTATCAGTTTGCAGAGCTTCCTCCTGTCTGGATCTGATAAACTTTGGTGAGCCTGAAATATCCAAAAGTGATCAGCTAGATGTCTATGCTCACTACTGAAGCAATTAAAACCCAGTCAATTTTATGTACTCTGATCAAGAATGATAAATTTTATTGCTTCTTGTGAGAAATtgacattttcttttgtttataaaaagaaaagaaagaaagaaaaccttgGCCTCTTCGGAGCTTCCAAGTTAAAACATTCAAACTACATTACAGGAGAAAGTACCTAACAAA is drawn from Coffea arabica cultivar ET-39 chromosome 1c, Coffea Arabica ET-39 HiFi, whole genome shotgun sequence and contains these coding sequences:
- the LOC113713924 gene encoding large ribosomal subunit protein uL13y, with the translated sequence MVSGSGICAKRVVVDARHHMLGRLASIIAKELLNGQKVVVVRCEEICLSGGLVRQKMKYLRFLRKRMNTKPSHGPIHFRAPSKILWRTIRGMIPHKTKRGAAALARLKVYEGVPPPYDKTKRMVIPDALKVLRLQAGHKYCLLGRLSSEVGWNHADTIRELEAKRKERAQATYERRKQLTRLRIKAEKAAEEKLGSQLDILSSVKY
- the LOC140037273 gene encoding cytochrome b5-like yields the protein MGSETKAFTLSQVSEHNHSKDCWLVIGGKVYDVTKFLEDHPGGDEVLLSATGKDATDDFEDVGHSTSARAMMDEMCVGEIDTSTIPSRTKYTPPIQPHYNQDKTSEFVIKLLQFLVPLIILGVAVGIRFYTKSSA